The Streptomyces sp. Je 1-332 genome has a window encoding:
- a CDS encoding ABC transporter ATP-binding protein, producing the protein MTTTPFAARSTAVAARATDLSKVYGQGETQVVALDHVSVDFRQGEFTAIMGPSGSGKSTLMHCVAGLDSFSGGSVRIGETELSTLKDKQLTKLRRDKIGFIFQAFNLLPTLTALENITLPMDIAGRKPDKQWLEQVISMVGLAERLKHRPTELSGGQQQRVAVARALASQPDIIFGDEPTGNLDSRSGAEVLGFLRNSVRELGQTVVMVTHDPAAASYADRVIFLADGRIVDEMHGPTADGVLDRMKHFDAKGRTS; encoded by the coding sequence GTGACCACCACCCCCTTCGCCGCCCGCAGCACCGCGGTGGCCGCACGCGCCACGGACCTCTCCAAGGTGTACGGACAGGGCGAGACCCAGGTGGTCGCCCTGGACCATGTCTCCGTCGACTTCCGGCAGGGCGAGTTCACCGCGATCATGGGCCCGTCGGGCTCCGGCAAGTCGACCCTGATGCACTGTGTCGCGGGGCTCGACAGCTTCAGCGGCGGCTCCGTGCGGATCGGCGAGACCGAGCTCTCCACCCTCAAGGACAAGCAGCTCACCAAGCTCCGCCGGGACAAGATCGGCTTCATCTTCCAGGCCTTCAACCTCCTGCCGACGCTGACGGCCCTGGAGAACATCACGCTGCCGATGGACATCGCGGGCCGCAAGCCCGACAAGCAGTGGCTGGAGCAGGTCATCTCCATGGTCGGCCTGGCGGAACGGCTCAAGCACCGGCCCACGGAGCTCTCCGGCGGCCAGCAGCAGCGCGTCGCCGTGGCCCGCGCGCTGGCCTCGCAGCCCGACATCATCTTCGGCGACGAGCCGACCGGAAACCTGGACTCGCGCTCGGGCGCCGAGGTCCTCGGGTTCCTGCGCAACTCCGTACGCGAACTGGGCCAGACCGTCGTGATGGTCACCCACGACCCGGCGGCCGCCTCGTACGCGGACCGTGTGATCTTCCTCGCCGACGGGCGGATCGTCGACGAGATGCACGGGCCGACGGCGGACGGGGTCCTCGACCGCATGAAGCACTTCGACGCGAAGGGCCGGACCAGCTAG
- a CDS encoding cyclopropane-fatty-acyl-phospholipid synthase family protein yields the protein MPDAALRLKSLAEQLLGAPLPVRIRAWDGSEAGPPGAPTLVVRNRRALRRLMWKPGELGLARAWVAGDLDVEGDLYAALDELAEFIWERDADAKSLRESLRDPEFRVAARTLIGLAAPFLPPAPPPEEMRRRRTLHLHTKGSDRQAISHHYDVGNDFYELVLGPSMVYSCAYWESPDGTLEDAQRDKLELISRKLALKPGMRLLDVGCGWGSMAIHAAREHGVTVVGVTLSQEQAAYARKRIAEEGLTDRVEIRVQDYRDVRDGPYDAISSIGMAEHVGAERYLEYAQDLHALLKPGGRLLNHQIARRPQADESAYEVDDFIDAYVFPGGELAPVGSTVGQLERAGFEVRDVEAIREHYALTLRRWVANLEANWKEGQRLTSPGRARIWRLYMAASALAFERNSIGVNQVLAVKTPDTGTSGMPLRARAWR from the coding sequence ATGCCAGACGCCGCACTGCGGCTGAAGAGCCTCGCCGAACAACTGCTGGGAGCGCCGCTCCCCGTACGCATTCGTGCCTGGGACGGTTCGGAGGCAGGCCCGCCGGGTGCCCCCACCCTCGTCGTGCGCAACCGCCGCGCCCTGCGCCGCCTGATGTGGAAGCCGGGCGAGCTGGGCCTCGCCCGTGCCTGGGTGGCCGGTGACCTGGACGTCGAGGGCGATCTGTACGCGGCGCTCGACGAACTCGCCGAGTTCATCTGGGAGCGCGACGCGGACGCCAAGAGCCTCCGGGAGTCCCTGCGCGACCCCGAGTTCCGTGTCGCGGCCCGCACTCTGATCGGCCTCGCCGCGCCGTTCCTGCCGCCGGCCCCGCCGCCGGAGGAGATGCGCAGGCGGCGCACCCTGCATCTGCACACCAAGGGCAGCGACCGGCAGGCCATCAGCCACCACTACGACGTGGGCAACGACTTCTACGAGCTGGTGCTCGGCCCCTCGATGGTCTACTCGTGCGCCTACTGGGAGTCGCCCGACGGCACCCTCGAGGACGCCCAGCGCGACAAGCTCGAACTGATTTCCCGCAAGCTCGCCCTGAAGCCCGGCATGCGGCTCCTGGACGTCGGCTGCGGCTGGGGCTCCATGGCGATTCACGCGGCTCGCGAGCACGGCGTCACCGTCGTCGGCGTCACGCTCTCCCAGGAGCAGGCCGCGTATGCCAGGAAGCGCATCGCGGAGGAGGGCCTGACCGACCGGGTCGAGATCCGCGTACAGGACTACCGCGACGTGCGCGACGGACCGTACGACGCCATCTCCTCCATCGGCATGGCCGAACACGTCGGCGCCGAGCGGTACTTGGAGTACGCGCAGGATCTGCACGCCCTCCTGAAGCCCGGCGGGCGGCTCCTCAACCACCAGATCGCGCGCCGCCCGCAGGCCGACGAGTCGGCGTACGAGGTCGACGACTTCATCGACGCCTACGTCTTTCCCGGCGGCGAGCTCGCCCCCGTGGGGTCCACCGTCGGGCAGCTGGAGCGCGCCGGGTTCGAGGTGCGTGACGTGGAGGCGATCCGCGAGCACTACGCCCTCACGCTGCGCCGCTGGGTGGCCAACCTGGAGGCCAACTGGAAGGAGGGCCAGCGGCTCACGTCGCCGGGCCGTGCCCGGATCTGGCGCCTCTACATGGCGGCGTCCGCGCTCGCCTTCGAGCGCAACAGCATCGGCGTCAACCAGGTCCTCGCGGTGAAGACCCCGGACACGGGCACCTCCGGGATGCCGCTGCGGGCCCGCGCCTGGCGGTAG
- a CDS encoding 4-hydroxybenzoate 3-monooxygenase yields the protein MRTTVGIIGAGPAGLLLARLLHNAGIDSVVLETRDRAYVEQRQRAGILEQGTVDVLREAGAAARMDREGIPHDGIELRFDRRRHRVDFPALTGGRSVMVYAQTEVCKDLIALQLAAGGPLLFEAEALAVEGAETETPRVRFRHQGREDVLECDYVVGCDGSWGVARKAVPADISRVFERTYPFGWLGILADVPPSHDELVYARHDRGFALLSMRSPTVTRAYLQVPAGTDAADWGDEEIWDELDRRLETDDPQWTLKRGPIISKSVTPMRSHVHEPMRHGRVFLAGDAAHIVPPTGAKGLNLAVGDVVTFARALVELRDTGSDARLEAYSATCLRRVWQAERFSYAMTTMLHRAPEATPFDDRVQLAQLDRITTARSAETDLAESYTGFPLA from the coding sequence ATGCGCACCACTGTCGGAATCATCGGAGCCGGACCGGCGGGCCTGCTCCTCGCCCGCCTGCTGCACAACGCGGGCATCGATTCCGTCGTCCTGGAGACCCGCGACCGCGCCTACGTCGAGCAGCGCCAGCGCGCCGGAATCCTGGAACAGGGCACCGTCGACGTCCTGCGCGAGGCGGGCGCCGCAGCCCGCATGGACCGCGAGGGCATCCCGCACGACGGCATCGAGCTGCGCTTCGACCGCCGCAGGCACCGCGTCGACTTCCCCGCGCTGACCGGCGGCCGGTCCGTGATGGTCTACGCCCAGACCGAGGTCTGCAAGGACCTCATAGCCCTCCAGCTCGCCGCGGGCGGCCCGCTGCTGTTCGAGGCGGAGGCGCTCGCCGTGGAGGGCGCCGAGACCGAGACCCCGCGCGTCCGCTTCCGCCACCAGGGCCGCGAGGACGTCCTGGAATGTGACTACGTGGTGGGCTGCGACGGCTCCTGGGGCGTGGCCCGCAAGGCCGTGCCCGCCGACATCTCCCGGGTCTTCGAGCGGACGTACCCCTTCGGCTGGCTCGGCATCCTCGCCGACGTGCCGCCCTCGCACGACGAACTGGTCTACGCCCGCCACGACCGCGGCTTCGCGCTGCTCTCCATGAGGTCGCCGACCGTCACGCGCGCGTACCTCCAGGTCCCGGCGGGCACGGACGCCGCCGACTGGGGCGACGAGGAGATCTGGGACGAGCTGGACCGCCGCCTGGAGACGGACGATCCGCAGTGGACCCTGAAGCGCGGGCCCATCATCTCCAAGTCCGTCACCCCCATGCGCAGCCACGTCCACGAGCCCATGCGGCACGGACGCGTCTTCCTCGCCGGGGACGCCGCCCACATCGTCCCGCCCACCGGAGCCAAGGGCCTCAACCTCGCCGTCGGCGACGTCGTCACCTTCGCCCGCGCGCTCGTGGAACTCCGCGACACCGGCTCCGACGCGCGCCTGGAGGCGTACTCCGCGACCTGCCTGCGCCGCGTCTGGCAGGCCGAACGCTTCTCGTACGCGATGACCACGATGCTGCACCGCGCCCCCGAGGCCACGCCCTTCGATGACCGCGTCCAGCTCGCTCAGCTGGACCGCATCACCACGGCTCGCTCGGCGGAGACCGACCTCGCCGAGAGCTACACGGGCTTCCCGCTCGCCTGA
- a CDS encoding IclR family transcriptional regulator C-terminal domain-containing protein: MPEESVRPLQRGLAVLRALAVGEQVRAGDLVRATGLARSTVDRVVATLVRLGHVREHGQELHLTPRLMELGNAYLATSGLSGEVAARTARLADDLDESVSLAVPDGDGVRFVTQAARRRAMSVAFHIGDLLPAERCAPGALFAAEWDEAAWAAWRARVAADPGGHAFPALPPGPASTPPPPDLADRVERSRATGWAIDDQLIEPGLIATAVPVRDAKGRARYALSAVSHTSRHTARGLAELVLPRLRAEAAYLECLPPAASPYEDSELTSGQPLDAAEAKAELGPGFLQSLARGLDVLRALGRAHGEGLPLTAIAAATGLPRATARRCLHTLELEGYAAHDGRLHRPLPRVLELGYARLSRLGFADIAEPHLRQLTGRVHQSASVTVLDGTDILYVARAATVRVMSVHITLGTRFPAYPTAMGRVLVAGLPREDRARLLKAAPPRPLTRRTVTDPADLHRLLERAAADGYATADEELEEGLRSVAVPIEDAQGRVVAALNVAQHAGTAPLDETVGALLPALRETAAAIEADLHTAARFNGALMPWRKYPPTA; this comes from the coding sequence ATGCCGGAAGAGTCCGTACGCCCCCTTCAGCGCGGTCTCGCGGTGCTTCGCGCCCTCGCGGTCGGCGAACAGGTCAGGGCGGGCGACCTCGTGCGCGCGACCGGCCTGGCCCGCTCGACGGTGGACCGGGTGGTGGCGACCCTGGTCCGCCTCGGCCACGTACGCGAGCACGGCCAGGAACTCCACCTCACGCCCCGCCTGATGGAGCTCGGCAACGCCTACCTCGCGACGAGCGGGCTGAGCGGCGAGGTCGCGGCACGCACCGCACGGCTCGCGGACGACCTCGACGAGTCGGTGTCCCTCGCGGTGCCGGACGGCGACGGCGTCCGCTTCGTCACGCAGGCAGCGCGGCGCCGCGCGATGTCGGTGGCCTTCCACATCGGCGATCTGCTCCCCGCCGAGCGGTGCGCGCCGGGCGCGCTGTTCGCCGCCGAGTGGGACGAGGCGGCGTGGGCGGCGTGGCGGGCACGCGTGGCCGCCGATCCCGGGGGTCACGCCTTCCCCGCGCTGCCGCCCGGCCCCGCGTCCACGCCCCCGCCCCCGGACCTCGCGGACCGTGTGGAGCGCTCGCGCGCGACGGGCTGGGCGATCGACGACCAGCTGATCGAGCCGGGCCTGATCGCGACGGCGGTCCCGGTGCGCGACGCGAAGGGCCGCGCGCGGTACGCCCTGTCCGCGGTGAGCCACACCAGCAGGCACACGGCGCGCGGCCTCGCGGAGCTCGTGCTGCCACGGCTGCGCGCTGAAGCCGCGTACCTGGAGTGCCTTCCGCCCGCCGCATCGCCGTACGAAGACAGCGAGTTGACGTCTGGTCAGCCGCTGGACGCGGCCGAAGCGAAGGCGGAACTCGGACCCGGCTTCCTCCAGTCGCTCGCCCGCGGCCTCGACGTCCTGCGCGCCCTCGGCCGGGCCCACGGCGAGGGCCTGCCGCTCACCGCGATCGCCGCCGCCACCGGCCTGCCACGCGCCACCGCACGCCGCTGTCTGCACACCCTGGAGCTGGAGGGGTACGCGGCGCACGACGGCCGCCTCCACCGCCCGCTCCCCCGCGTCCTGGAGCTCGGCTACGCGCGTCTTTCCCGCCTCGGCTTCGCGGACATCGCGGAGCCGCACCTGCGCCAACTGACGGGCCGGGTCCACCAGTCGGCGTCGGTGACGGTGCTCGACGGCACGGACATCCTCTACGTGGCGCGGGCCGCGACGGTCCGCGTCATGAGCGTCCACATCACGCTCGGCACGCGCTTCCCCGCCTACCCCACCGCCATGGGCCGGGTCCTCGTCGCCGGACTCCCGCGGGAGGACCGCGCGCGCCTCCTGAAGGCCGCCCCGCCGCGCCCCCTCACCCGGCGCACCGTCACGGACCCGGCGGACCTGCACCGCCTCCTGGAGCGGGCCGCCGCCGACGGCTACGCCACCGCGGACGAGGAACTGGAGGAGGGCCTGCGCTCGGTCGCCGTACCGATCGAGGACGCGCAGGGGCGTGTGGTCGCCGCGTTGAACGTGGCCCAGCACGCGGGCACCGCCCCGCTGGACGAGACCGTCGGGGCGCTGCTTCCCGCGCTGCGCGAGACGGCGGCGGCGATCGAGGCGGACCTGCACACGGCGGCGCGCTTCAACGGCGCGCTGATGCCTTGGCGGAAGTACCCGCCGACTGCTTAG
- a CDS encoding MFS transporter yields the protein MTAPQGAAPQRTFRSVAPVIALCWLVVFFDGMDVNIYGAVMPHLIDDKDFGFTTSTAGTIGSWTTFGMLIGALGCGTLTDWIGRKPMVTGSVALFSLGSAVCALAPTAAVFGGGRFIAGLGLGGLMPISLAIVAEFAPPRRAALATGLMMTSYHAGGMAATGLGLWLGPDHGWRVVFWAGVIPAAVAIPLVLKWLPESPGVLLAKGRTSEAEAVAARYLLPSPTLAEAPEAGAKGRFAAVASLFGPGQRFATPLLWLASFAGLLLVYGVSTWLPELMRASGYSLSSSVTFLMVINAGGIVGMLVAGRMADKFGAVRISAIWFLLTACGAFLLKAELPLGVAYAIVFVTGIWLFSAQVMVYASAPSVYTPAQRATGLGWITGVGRTGAVVGPWLGGAVVSGGNASLGFTTFAVAAVLGAVAISLVPLVRRNRHTPADEGVSPASPGTESTGRDVLGHKEGKILPKH from the coding sequence GTGACCGCTCCCCAAGGCGCCGCGCCCCAGCGGACCTTCAGATCCGTCGCCCCCGTCATAGCCCTGTGCTGGCTCGTCGTCTTCTTCGACGGCATGGACGTCAACATCTACGGCGCCGTGATGCCGCACCTCATCGACGACAAGGACTTCGGCTTCACCACGTCGACCGCCGGCACCATCGGCTCCTGGACCACCTTCGGCATGCTGATCGGCGCCCTCGGCTGCGGCACGCTCACCGACTGGATCGGCCGCAAGCCGATGGTCACGGGCAGCGTCGCGCTGTTCTCCCTGGGCTCCGCGGTCTGCGCCCTCGCGCCCACCGCCGCCGTCTTCGGAGGCGGCCGTTTCATCGCCGGGCTCGGCCTCGGCGGTCTGATGCCGATCAGCCTCGCGATCGTCGCCGAGTTCGCGCCCCCGCGCAGGGCCGCTCTCGCCACCGGCCTGATGATGACCTCGTACCACGCGGGCGGCATGGCGGCCACGGGCCTCGGGCTGTGGCTCGGGCCCGACCACGGCTGGCGCGTCGTCTTCTGGGCGGGCGTCATCCCCGCCGCCGTCGCCATCCCCCTCGTACTGAAGTGGCTGCCCGAGTCGCCCGGCGTGCTGCTCGCCAAGGGCCGCACCAGCGAGGCAGAGGCCGTCGCCGCCCGGTACCTGCTGCCGTCCCCGACGCTCGCCGAAGCCCCCGAGGCGGGTGCCAAGGGACGCTTCGCCGCCGTCGCCTCGCTCTTCGGCCCCGGCCAGCGGTTCGCCACCCCGCTCCTGTGGCTCGCGTCCTTCGCCGGTCTGCTCCTGGTCTACGGGGTCTCGACCTGGCTCCCCGAGCTGATGCGCGCCTCCGGCTACTCCCTCTCCTCCTCCGTCACCTTCCTCATGGTGATCAACGCGGGCGGCATCGTCGGCATGCTCGTCGCGGGGCGGATGGCGGACAAGTTCGGCGCCGTGCGGATCTCCGCGATCTGGTTCCTGCTCACCGCCTGCGGCGCCTTCCTGCTCAAGGCGGAGCTGCCGCTCGGCGTCGCGTACGCCATCGTCTTCGTCACCGGCATCTGGCTCTTCTCGGCGCAGGTGATGGTCTACGCCTCCGCCCCGTCCGTCTACACGCCCGCCCAGCGCGCCACCGGGCTCGGCTGGATCACCGGCGTCGGGCGTACGGGTGCGGTCGTCGGACCGTGGCTGGGAGGCGCCGTCGTCTCCGGCGGAAACGCGTCCCTCGGCTTCACCACGTTCGCCGTCGCCGCGGTGCTCGGAGCCGTCGCGATCTCGCTGGTGCCACTCGTCCGGCGCAACCGCCACACCCCGGCCGACGAGGGAGTATCGCCCGCCTCACCGGGAACAGAGAGCACTGGGCGAGACGTTCTTGGTCACAAGGAGGGAAAGATCCTCCCCAAGCACTAG
- a CDS encoding Bax inhibitor-1/YccA family protein produces MRSSNPVFSRRGFSRDNGYAGFGTQPQAGGPAVGTQTQQGNPYAGAGQQAPTNPYATNPYAQQDLQHGAPQAPVTTAGRMTMDDVVMRTATTLGTLLVTAALAWALLPVDDANLPKSYGIAIGAGLIAMLLGLVQAFKRKASPALILTYAALEGVFLGVVSSVVDNRIADGAAMQAVLGTMAVFVGVLVAYKAGWIRVNRRFYGFVMAAAMGFLLLTAVNLLFAVIGGGDGLGFRSGGLGIVFGIVGILLGACFLALDFKQVEDGIAYGAPKEEAWLAAFGLTMTLVWIYLEFLRLIAILQGND; encoded by the coding sequence ATGAGGAGCAGCAACCCGGTCTTCTCGCGACGGGGGTTCAGCCGCGACAACGGCTACGCGGGCTTCGGCACGCAGCCGCAGGCCGGGGGACCCGCCGTCGGGACGCAGACCCAGCAGGGCAACCCGTACGCGGGTGCCGGCCAGCAGGCGCCCACCAATCCGTACGCGACGAACCCGTACGCCCAGCAGGACCTGCAGCACGGCGCCCCCCAGGCGCCCGTAACCACCGCAGGACGCATGACGATGGACGACGTCGTCATGCGTACGGCCACCACGCTCGGCACGCTGCTGGTCACGGCCGCGCTCGCCTGGGCGCTGCTGCCCGTGGACGACGCCAATCTGCCCAAGTCGTACGGCATCGCCATCGGCGCGGGCCTCATCGCGATGCTCCTCGGCCTGGTGCAGGCCTTCAAGCGCAAGGCATCGCCCGCGCTGATCCTGACGTACGCCGCCCTGGAAGGTGTCTTCCTCGGCGTCGTCTCCAGCGTCGTCGACAACCGCATCGCGGACGGCGCGGCCATGCAGGCCGTGCTCGGCACGATGGCCGTCTTCGTCGGTGTCCTCGTCGCCTACAAGGCCGGCTGGATCCGCGTCAACCGTCGCTTCTACGGCTTCGTGATGGCCGCGGCGATGGGCTTCCTGCTGCTGACCGCCGTGAACCTGCTGTTCGCGGTCATCGGCGGCGGTGACGGCCTCGGCTTCCGCAGCGGCGGCCTCGGCATCGTCTTCGGCATCGTCGGCATCCTGCTCGGCGCGTGCTTCCTCGCCCTGGACTTCAAGCAGGTCGAGGACGGCATCGCGTACGGCGCTCCGAAGGAAGAGGCCTGGCTCGCGGCGTTCGGTCTGACGATGACGCTCGTCTGGATCTACCTCGAGTTCCTGCGTCTGATCGCCATCCTGCAGGGCAACGACTGA
- a CDS encoding DUF4287 domain-containing protein gives MSQVFSEETHRNLIARIPHCTGREISDWIRAVDEGPSLFRFEEKVSWLRAEHNLAYGHAKAIIHEYDLRRAARKLL, from the coding sequence ATGTCCCAAGTCTTCTCCGAGGAGACCCACCGCAACCTGATCGCCCGAATCCCCCACTGCACCGGTCGTGAGATCTCCGACTGGATCCGCGCCGTGGACGAAGGCCCTTCTCTCTTCCGCTTCGAGGAGAAGGTCAGCTGGCTCCGCGCGGAGCACAACCTGGCTTACGGGCACGCCAAGGCCATCATTCACGAGTACGACTTGCGGCGGGCCGCGCGCAAGCTGCTCTGA
- a CDS encoding FtsX-like permease family protein yields MFRTALRNVLAHKARLLMTVLAVMLGVAFVSGTLVFTDTFGNAYKNKSAKSFDHVSVAIQQWGGEDDEAKQKPRLTDSLLKKADGLPGADSAIAGVTGFTALADKDGKLVGGEWGTSGANYFPGKDGKDPRYDFAKGAAPKSAGDIALDSRTAERTGYKVGDTVRYSTDGPVHTAKVSGVFDTEDGSVLAGGSLVVFDNDTALKVLGKTEYDEIDVKAAAGTSETALKSSIDKILPKDSKALTGAELKSDQDEMIERQTSSMSQVLLIFAGIALFVGIFIIANTFTMLVAQRTKELALMRAVGASRRQVTRSVLIEAFLVGLVAAVTGFALGIGVAVGLESLMNSAGASLPDGPLVIAPLTIVVALIIGVVVTMLAAWLPGRRAAKIPPVAAMNSVHATPTTRGLIVRNTIGSIIVAIGTVMMFMDDNYVMSGGAATILVGVIVLTPLLSRPFIAASAPLLKPFGVPGKLSRLNSVRNPRRTASTAAALMIGLTLITAMTVVATSMSSAINKMAADSLKADYTVSMANYQPLTPEVREKLDKLPEVEASSPLRTTYGELDGSYGQVTGVDEKDFGKVASLDFTSGSLAGLKGDSTLLDRETADKKGLKTGDTVPVTFDDDKTVKLKIAGVYEQNEMIDGLFTPLAVVDAHMSKITDQQVLVKMEGGTSAKAEDSIVKALGDNPALKIQDKDAISNEIGGAINMMLNMLYGLLAMAILIAVLGVINTLAMSVFERKHEIGMLRAIGLDRAKVKQMVRLEAVIISLFGALLGIGLGLFMGWVAGNSISGSLKTYSMEIPLGRIAIFLCIAGLVGVLAAMWPARSAAKLNPLMAIKAE; encoded by the coding sequence ATGTTCCGTACCGCCCTGCGCAACGTGCTCGCGCACAAGGCCAGGCTGTTGATGACCGTGCTCGCCGTCATGCTCGGCGTCGCCTTCGTCTCCGGCACCCTGGTCTTCACCGACACCTTCGGCAACGCCTACAAGAACAAGTCGGCCAAGAGCTTCGACCACGTCTCCGTCGCCATCCAGCAGTGGGGCGGCGAGGACGACGAGGCCAAGCAGAAGCCGCGCCTGACCGACTCCCTGCTCAAGAAGGCGGACGGCCTGCCCGGAGCCGACTCCGCGATCGCCGGCGTCACCGGTTTCACCGCGCTCGCCGACAAGGACGGCAAGCTGGTGGGCGGCGAGTGGGGCACCTCCGGTGCCAACTACTTCCCGGGCAAGGACGGCAAGGACCCGCGCTACGACTTCGCCAAGGGCGCCGCCCCGAAGTCCGCCGGTGACATCGCCCTCGACTCCCGCACCGCCGAGCGCACCGGCTACAAGGTCGGCGACACCGTCCGCTACTCCACCGACGGACCCGTGCACACGGCGAAGGTCAGCGGCGTCTTCGACACCGAGGACGGCAGCGTCCTCGCGGGCGGCAGCCTGGTGGTGTTCGACAACGACACCGCGCTGAAGGTCCTCGGCAAGACCGAGTACGACGAGATCGACGTGAAGGCCGCAGCGGGCACCTCCGAGACCGCGCTCAAGAGCTCGATCGACAAGATCCTGCCGAAGGACTCCAAGGCCCTGACCGGCGCCGAGCTCAAGTCCGACCAGGACGAGATGATCGAGCGGCAGACCAGCTCGATGAGCCAGGTCCTGCTGATCTTCGCCGGCATCGCGCTCTTCGTCGGCATCTTCATCATCGCCAACACCTTCACCATGCTGGTCGCCCAGCGCACCAAGGAACTGGCCCTGATGCGCGCCGTCGGCGCCTCGCGCCGTCAGGTGACGCGCTCCGTGCTCATCGAGGCGTTCCTGGTGGGCCTGGTGGCCGCCGTGACCGGCTTCGCGCTCGGCATCGGCGTGGCCGTGGGCCTGGAGTCCCTGATGAACTCCGCGGGCGCCTCGCTGCCCGACGGACCGCTCGTCATCGCCCCGCTCACGATCGTGGTCGCCCTGATCATCGGCGTGGTCGTGACCATGCTGGCCGCCTGGCTGCCGGGCCGCCGCGCCGCGAAGATCCCGCCGGTCGCCGCGATGAACAGCGTCCACGCGACGCCGACCACCCGTGGCCTGATCGTCCGCAACACCATCGGCTCGATCATCGTCGCCATCGGCACGGTCATGATGTTCATGGACGACAACTACGTGATGTCCGGCGGCGCCGCGACCATCCTCGTCGGCGTCATCGTCCTCACGCCGCTCCTGTCGCGCCCCTTCATCGCCGCGTCGGCCCCGCTCCTGAAGCCCTTCGGCGTCCCGGGCAAGCTGTCCCGGCTCAACTCGGTGCGCAACCCGCGCCGCACGGCATCCACCGCCGCGGCCCTGATGATCGGCCTGACCCTCATCACGGCGATGACGGTGGTCGCGACCTCCATGAGCAGCGCCATCAACAAGATGGCGGCCGACTCCCTGAAGGCCGACTACACCGTCTCCATGGCGAACTACCAGCCGCTGACCCCCGAGGTTCGCGAGAAGCTGGACAAGCTGCCCGAGGTCGAGGCGAGCAGCCCGCTGCGCACCACCTACGGCGAGCTCGACGGCTCGTACGGCCAGGTCACCGGCGTCGACGAGAAGGACTTCGGCAAGGTGGCGAGCCTGGACTTCACCAGCGGCTCGCTCGCGGGTCTGAAGGGCGACTCCACGCTCCTGGACAGGGAGACCGCGGACAAGAAGGGGCTCAAGACCGGGGACACCGTCCCGGTGACGTTCGACGACGACAAGACGGTCAAGCTGAAGATCGCCGGCGTCTACGAGCAGAACGAGATGATCGACGGCCTGTTCACGCCGCTCGCCGTGGTCGACGCGCACATGTCCAAGATCACCGACCAGCAGGTCCTGGTGAAGATGGAGGGCGGCACATCCGCCAAGGCCGAGGACTCCATCGTCAAGGCCCTGGGTGACAACCCCGCCCTGAAGATCCAGGACAAGGACGCGATCAGCAACGAGATCGGGGGCGCGATCAACATGATGCTGAACATGCTCTACGGCCTCCTGGCGATGGCCATCCTGATCGCTGTCCTCGGCGTCATCAACACCCTGGCCATGTCGGTCTTCGAGCGGAAGCACGAGATCGGCATGTTGCGGGCCATCGGCCTCGACCGCGCGAAGGTCAAGCAGATGGTGCGCCTGGAAGCGGTCATCATCTCCCTGTTCGGCGCGTTGCTCGGCATCGGCCTCGGCCTCTTCATGGGCTGGGTCGCGGGCAACAGCATCTCCGGCTCGCTGAAGACGTACTCCATGGAGATCCCGCTCGGCCGTATCGCGATCTTCCTCTGCATCGCGGGCCTGGTCGGCGTCCTCGCGGCGATGTGGCCGGCCCGCAGCGCGGCCAAGCTGAACCCGCTGATGGCGATCAAGGCCGAGTAG